In the genome of Mycoplasma seminis, one region contains:
- a CDS encoding phage tail tube protein, which translates to MVRSIGNEVSWEIYNSLNIDYKPPYWYQIIEENTDALFFKQENPMTFSRYFNNEVIMLNFKIYLILDNLSHINQLNIFKEIYNQLTIINNLPNFEIIAKAINGLIVENNNIKNQADNLVNFDFDTSTQTYSLNFEILIKQKEQNVKTNNGNKLHIALYPNETTTATTAQFHELKYITELKLNYSSKKEDRNYFHNGGETTSIITGKTTTLSVSIDYDPNDELHQYLVYLLTSEPNKCNNQFIKLEIDGVNKATSATAKNIKVATLKGKATIQFKNGIPSGAVDELIKLQFDILPQDDKWIYE; encoded by the coding sequence ATGGTTAGAAGTATAGGAAACGAAGTAAGTTGAGAAATTTATAATTCTTTAAATATTGATTATAAACCGCCTTACTGATATCAAATTATAGAAGAGAACACGGATGCCTTATTTTTTAAGCAAGAAAACCCAATGACTTTTTCTCGGTACTTTAATAATGAAGTAATAATGCTGAATTTTAAAATTTATTTAATTTTAGACAACTTATCACACATAAACCAATTAAATATTTTTAAAGAAATTTATAACCAATTAACAATTATAAACAACCTACCAAATTTTGAAATTATTGCAAAGGCTATAAATGGTCTAATTGTGGAAAATAACAACATAAAAAACCAAGCGGACAATTTAGTAAATTTTGATTTTGATACAAGTACACAAACCTACAGCCTTAATTTTGAAATTTTAATAAAACAAAAGGAGCAAAATGTTAAAACTAATAACGGGAATAAACTACACATAGCACTATACCCAAATGAAACAACAACAGCAACAACCGCACAATTCCACGAACTTAAATACATTACCGAATTAAAGCTTAATTATTCTAGCAAAAAGGAAGATAGAAACTACTTCCACAACGGCGGAGAAACTACAAGCATTATCACGGGAAAAACTACAACATTAAGCGTAAGCATTGATTACGACCCAAACGACGAGCTACACCAATATTTAGTTTATTTACTTACAAGCGAGCCTAATAAATGTAATAACCAGTTTATCAAATTAGAAATTGACGGAGTAAATAAAGCAACAAGCGCAACAGCAAAAAATATAAAAGTAGCAACACTAAAAGGGAAAGCAACCATTCAATTTAAAAACGGTATTCCGAGCGGAGCAGTGGATGAACTTATTAAGCTTCAATTCGATATATTACCGCAAGATGATAAATGAATTTATGAATAG
- the dcm gene encoding DNA (cytosine-5-)-methyltransferase, with product MKIKLYEAFAGYSSQAIALSNLGIKVQHINKVEWYIPAIISNLILEKADVSAYSFTNYEEAYKELENYTFSSDSKKPINIRNINKKRFKEIYPYLKYWVSNYGTDITKEQYIQDGVDIFTYSFPCQDISTQGKHKGFEDKQTRSGLVWEVIRIIQNTKNKPKVLIMENVDAILNKTHINNFKKIISILDELGYASSYEILNASDFNVPQNRKRCFMVSVLKELNKNPFDFSKLAKNSLKTTLEHFIDLSQPRKEKQPATKHINENKNSLKVVFNKDNLYVYYAMKLYKFQCENRVNILEFSKVLQTLTLNNSYPTFYSNELKKCFYLNAMDRFLLMGLDKDKAQQLINSELLSENDLMKLSGNSIVINVLEALFKEVKEQYFNEGAAK from the coding sequence ATGAAAATTAAATTGTATGAGGCTTTTGCTGGCTATAGTTCGCAAGCGATCGCTTTAAGCAATTTAGGAATCAAAGTACAGCATATTAATAAGGTGGAATGATATATCCCCGCAATTATTAGCAATTTAATACTTGAGAAAGCGGATGTAAGTGCTTACAGTTTTACAAACTATGAAGAAGCTTATAAAGAATTAGAAAATTATACTTTTTCAAGTGATAGCAAAAAACCAATTAATATTAGAAACATTAATAAAAAGAGATTTAAAGAAATTTATCCATATTTAAAGTATTGAGTTTCTAATTATGGTACTGATATCACTAAAGAGCAATATATACAAGACGGGGTAGATATATTTACATACTCGTTCCCGTGCCAAGATATATCAACACAAGGAAAACACAAAGGGTTCGAAGATAAGCAAACACGCAGCGGCCTTGTGTGAGAAGTTATAAGAATTATACAAAACACAAAAAACAAACCTAAAGTTCTAATTATGGAGAATGTAGACGCTATATTAAATAAGACACATATAAATAATTTTAAAAAGATTATTAGCATACTAGACGAGCTAGGTTATGCTTCTAGCTATGAAATTTTAAATGCTAGTGATTTTAATGTACCACAAAACCGCAAACGGTGCTTTATGGTGAGTGTTTTAAAGGAACTAAATAAAAACCCTTTTGACTTTAGCAAACTAGCTAAAAACAGCCTTAAAACAACGCTGGAGCACTTTATAGACTTATCACAACCAAGAAAAGAAAAACAACCAGCAACAAAACATATAAACGAGAATAAAAATAGCCTTAAGGTAGTTTTTAATAAAGATAATTTATATGTTTATTATGCTATGAAGTTATATAAATTTCAATGTGAGAATCGGGTTAATATTTTAGAATTTTCTAAAGTTTTACAAACTTTAACATTAAACAATTCTTACCCCACTTTTTATTCTAATGAGTTAAAAAAATGCTTTTACTTAAATGCTATGGATCGCTTTTTACTTATGGGACTAGATAAAGACAAAGCACAGCAACTAATTAATAGTGAGTTATTAAGTGAGAACGACCTTATGAAGTTAAGCGGGAATAGTATTGTTATTAATGTACTCGAAGCACTATTTAAAGAAGTAAAGGAGCAATATTTTAATGAAGGAGCAGCTAAATAA
- a CDS encoding tyrosine-type recombinase/integrase, translating into MEKEIIKYLKFCKSKNLNNKTIRLYKAILYTYLNSKSLENMLNIIKSKKPGTQYIYKAVLINFLEFIHDKEKANRAKLFKNETQGTIYRKVLSKEYIEYRLKENTTDDEKTKFIKNLFLFIFQTGIRADEINHIVENNGHIIIKGKGSKFREIIYKKETWAKIKPLLFKYKWMLSYPNLLRYIKIIFNDKEVGVHTLRRSFATHMLIAGANPKTVQMQMGHTDINTTYKYLNLSYKKNAEEYNKYM; encoded by the coding sequence ATGGAAAAAGAAATTATCAAATATTTAAAATTTTGTAAATCTAAAAATCTAAATAACAAAACTATAAGGCTATATAAAGCAATTCTATACACTTATTTAAATAGTAAAAGCCTTGAAAATATGCTTAATATAATCAAAAGTAAAAAGCCAGGTACACAGTATATTTATAAGGCTGTATTAATAAACTTCTTAGAGTTCATACACGATAAAGAAAAAGCAAATAGAGCGAAATTATTTAAAAATGAAACCCAAGGTACTATTTACCGTAAAGTCTTAAGCAAAGAATACATTGAGTACCGTTTAAAAGAAAATACAACCGACGACGAAAAAACTAAATTTATAAAAAATTTATTCCTATTTATCTTTCAAACCGGTATAAGGGCTGATGAAATTAACCACATTGTAGAAAATAACGGCCACATTATAATAAAAGGTAAAGGTTCAAAATTTAGGGAAATTATTTACAAAAAAGAAACGTGAGCAAAAATTAAACCACTTTTATTTAAATATAAATGGATGCTGAGCTATCCTAATTTATTAAGATATATCAAAATTATTTTTAATGATAAAGAAGTCGGGGTTCATACTTTAAGAAGGTCGTTTGCGACCCATATGCTTATAGCTGGAGCTAACCCAAAAACAGTCCAAATGCAAATGGGACACACTGATATAAATACCACATATAAATATTTAAATTTAAGCTATAAAAAGAATGCTGAAGAATATAATAAATATATGTAA
- a CDS encoding phage head-tail connector protein encodes MEYGILQPLPPNILGEWLETLKTRLAISGNYQDEILVEYIAIAHRNIWTQYYNLELDEHNIVPAENEWAYDFVTKQGTLHLAALYFSNPTETTETKNTIVDQRMLYKILGNRVFYG; translated from the coding sequence ATGGAGTACGGAATTTTACAACCGCTACCCCCAAACATACTGGGGGAATGATTAGAAACCTTAAAAACAAGGCTAGCAATTAGCGGCAACTACCAAGACGAGATACTGGTGGAATATATAGCAATAGCACACCGCAATATATGAACCCAGTATTATAATTTAGAACTTGACGAACACAATATAGTCCCAGCTGAAAACGAGTGAGCTTATGATTTTGTGACAAAACAAGGGACACTGCATTTAGCAGCCTTATACTTTTCAAACCCAACTGAAACAACCGAGACAAAAAATACAATTGTGGACCAAAGAATGCTTTACAAAATTTTAGGGAATAGAGTATTTTATGGCTAG
- a CDS encoding phage/plasmid primase, P4 family, whose product MEQAVDEVLKFYAKSNFLVLGENKAPLKSIKDKSNWKIFSNCKSENNLGIILENNYIVIDIDNKDDPQASERLIQLIKQERWIVNIMETDRGHHFWFKAPKEFKNEVDAMLPLGIRCDIKTSNNAYVVIKKNGQFRKWISFYGENIDTLPKELTPLSKENKYTNLKTPVNLQEGSRRDNLFNRIPFLVREGFNKELIKSVLYLINKYFFATPLPLNEVAGCFSNFDEFFNLKQQEWYDSKGRFLIDMFIAFCIKEFHITRYASQVYFYDTRKNIYVRDESRLMGLIYQLLPNLRIPKLNEIINNFRINPLVPDREPEKNIIALQDCLFDTLRYETKPFSPVYFVINKINVWYSNNRKNTEFINNFILDVCNGDEQLAMVLYEFVGYCLTYDLKFQKSLLIYGPTASNGKSTFLEVLQFFFNDENISNLSLEDYERRFKTSQLLDKMVNIGGDISTNHIQEPAEFKKAVTGDMMSTEFKGKDIFSFRNRAKNIFAANKLPSTSEKSDGFFRRFIIANFSNDFKGSKRDINILDKLLTSENMSALFSLALDGLKRLRQQQGFTFCEKSQNTLKNYSDSNNNIILFFKHSQLFKLGEFESGEAVINKNISDLYADYKNYCEEAGNKKTTLNNFKDEVLQLYKHLNLKVIKVEENGLQQLKFVVNQL is encoded by the coding sequence ATGGAACAAGCAGTGGACGAAGTTTTAAAATTTTATGCAAAAAGTAATTTTTTAGTGTTAGGAGAAAATAAAGCACCACTTAAAAGCATAAAAGATAAAAGCAACTGGAAAATTTTTAGCAACTGTAAAAGCGAAAATAATTTGGGAATCATACTGGAAAATAATTATATTGTTATAGATATAGACAACAAAGACGATCCACAAGCTAGCGAGAGATTAATACAACTAATTAAGCAAGAACGCTGAATTGTTAATATTATGGAAACGGACCGGGGACACCATTTTTGATTTAAAGCCCCTAAAGAGTTTAAAAATGAAGTGGACGCAATGCTACCGCTCGGAATCCGTTGTGATATTAAGACCAGCAATAACGCTTATGTAGTTATTAAGAAAAACGGACAGTTTAGGAAATGAATTTCATTCTATGGGGAAAATATTGACACACTACCTAAAGAACTTACACCATTAAGCAAAGAAAATAAATACACTAATTTAAAAACGCCGGTCAATTTACAAGAAGGCTCAAGGAGAGATAACCTTTTCAACCGCATACCGTTTTTAGTGCGTGAAGGCTTTAATAAGGAACTAATAAAAAGCGTTTTATACTTAATTAATAAATACTTTTTTGCTACACCGCTTCCACTTAATGAAGTAGCTGGTTGCTTTAGCAATTTTGACGAGTTTTTTAACCTTAAGCAACAAGAATGATATGACAGCAAGGGACGCTTTTTAATTGATATGTTTATAGCCTTTTGTATTAAAGAGTTCCATATTACCCGCTATGCGAGCCAAGTTTATTTTTATGATACTCGTAAAAACATTTATGTAAGAGATGAGAGCCGGCTTATGGGGTTAATATATCAATTATTACCTAACTTAAGAATTCCGAAACTAAATGAAATTATAAATAACTTTAGAATTAATCCGCTTGTTCCTGATAGAGAACCGGAGAAAAATATAATAGCGCTGCAAGATTGTTTATTTGACACCTTGAGATATGAAACAAAACCATTCTCCCCCGTTTATTTTGTAATAAATAAAATTAATGTATGATACAGTAACAATAGGAAAAACACTGAATTTATAAATAATTTTATTTTAGATGTATGTAATGGGGACGAGCAACTAGCTATGGTGCTTTACGAGTTCGTGGGCTATTGCTTAACTTATGATTTAAAATTTCAAAAAAGCCTTTTAATTTATGGACCTACCGCAAGTAATGGAAAGAGTACATTTTTGGAAGTTTTACAATTTTTCTTTAATGATGAAAATATAAGTAATTTAAGCCTTGAAGACTACGAGAGAAGATTTAAGACATCACAACTACTGGACAAAATGGTTAATATCGGAGGAGATATTTCTACAAACCACATCCAAGAGCCAGCGGAGTTTAAAAAAGCAGTCACCGGAGATATGATGAGTACCGAATTCAAAGGTAAGGACATCTTTTCTTTTAGAAACCGAGCAAAAAACATATTCGCAGCTAACAAACTACCAAGCACAAGCGAGAAAAGCGATGGGTTCTTTAGGCGTTTTATAATTGCTAACTTTAGCAACGATTTCAAAGGAAGTAAAAGAGATATAAATATTTTAGATAAATTGCTAACCAGTGAGAATATGAGTGCTTTATTTTCTTTAGCACTTGACGGCCTTAAACGTTTAAGACAACAGCAAGGCTTTACATTTTGTGAGAAGTCGCAAAACACACTTAAAAATTACAGTGATAGCAATAATAATATTATTTTATTCTTTAAACACTCGCAATTATTTAAGCTGGGTGAATTTGAAAGCGGAGAAGCTGTAATTAATAAAAACATTAGCGATCTTTATGCTGATTATAAAAACTACTGCGAAGAAGCAGGAAACAAAAAAACCACCCTTAACAACTTTAAGGACGAAGTGCTACAACTTTATAAGCATCTTAATTTAAAAGTGATAAAGGTGGAAGAAAATGGACTGCAACAACTTAAATTTGTAGTCAACCAGCTATAA